In Legionella cincinnatiensis, the DNA window CTGGATGCGTGGGAATTACAAAAATCAATGAATGCTGATTTGCCTGCGGTGATGATTTACGGAGATGATGTAAGTCATATTGTAACTGAAGAAGGCATTGCAAACCTTTTAATGTGTCGAACTATAGTAGAGCGTGAACAGGCAATTCGCGGGATTGCGGGTTATACCGACGTTGGAATGAAAAGAAATAAGGCAAAAGTTGAAGAATTGCGTCAGCGAGGCATCATAAAACGTCCTGAAGATTTAGGCATTAAGGTTTCTGATGCCACAAGGGATCTTTTAGCTGCCAAGTCCATTCGAGATCTGGTTGATTGTTCTCATGGTTTATATGAGCCGCCTGCAAAATTTAGAAATTGGTAGAGGTAATAACTATGGAAAATATGGAGTTTCGTTTTACTCTTTCTGGCAATAGGTTACGGGGTAAAAGAACAGTTTGTGGCGTTGTGGGTTCAGGTAATTTGGAGGTGATTATTGAAGAAAATAATACCGCTGAAACCTTATTTATGATTCAAACAGCAGTGGATCATTATAAGCCAGTTTGGAAAATGGTGATTGCAGATTTTATGAGGCAACATAAACCAATAGGTTTGCAATTTACGCTCAATGATAATGGGGCAATGCCTGCTGTAGTGTTATTACGTTTAACCCAAGCTCTAGAAGAATTCCAGGGTTATTACAAAATAGGTAATAACTACCAAGAATTAAGTGCGCGTGAACGAATTCATGCTCTTTTTGATACGAATTCATTTATCGAGTGGCTTGCGGAAGAAAAACATTATAGTCCTTATTTAGCTGCGTTAAATTTGCCAGGAGAGGCTGATGATGGAGTTGTCATTGGTTCTGCCTTTTTAGGAAAAAATAAAGTGCTCGTCGCTTCTCAGCAAAAAGATTTTATGGGTGGAGCAGTTGGTGAAATTCATGGCGCAAAACTCACAGGTTTATTCAAAGCAGCCATAGCAAGCAAAGTTAAAGCGGTGATTTTACTCATTGATAGTGGTGGGGTACGCTTACATGAAGCAAATGCTGGGGAAATAGCTATTTCAGAAACGATTCGTGCTATTTTCGATGCAAGAAATAACGGAATAATGACTGTGGGGGTAGTTTGCGGTAAAAACGGTGCTTTTGGTGGCATGGGTATTATTTCCTCTTGCTTGGATTATCTGATTATAAATGAAGTGGGGCGTATTGGAGTTTCTGGTCCGGAAGTGATTCAAGCAGTGGCAGGCATAGAAGTTTTTAATGCGTTGGATAGAGCTTTGGTCTGGCGCGTCTATGGAGGAAAAACACGTTATTTGCAAGATGTTGCACAAAGCTACGTAAGTTCAGACATTGCAGCAATTCGTGATAAGCTTATTACCGCCCTTGATAAAAAGATTCCCTTGGATATTAATTCGATCAAACAAAAACATAATCTCTTGAAAAAAAGATTTCAGGATACGATAGGATATCAGGAAGAAGGGACGTATTTAAGCGACGTTGCTCCAAAGTATGCTGCAACTCTTTTTAATATGAAGGATGAAGAGTTTTTAAAGGCAGCAAAAGAGATAAAAACAAACTTATAATGCTTAGAACAGAACGGATTCTGCCGTAGGCTCTATGAATTGCAAGAAGGAAATAGACATGGTTGCATTAAAAGATATTCTACAATTAATTTTTTCTCAGGAAATCGAGTGTAGTGAGAATCAATCTGTGATTTATGGCCAAGCTCGGTTAAATAGCCAGTTGATTCATATTCTCGGGGTTAAAGAATCAACTTTTTTAGGTGCCGAACAAGCACTGATTATGGCGGAACATATAATCGAAATTCTTGAAAGTCAATCTAAAGATCCCATATTGCTTTTAGTGGATGTTGCAGGACAACAATTAACGATGCGTGATGAATGGTTGGGTATGCAACAATATTTTGGGCATTTGCTTGAATGTCTTGAGTGCTTACGTCAACAGGGAAACCCATTGATATCACTTGTTTATAACCAAGCATTGGGTGGAGCTTTTATTGCCTATGGATTGATGGCAGATACAATCTTAGCATTACCGGATGCAGCTTTAGCAGTGATGTGGTTGGAAGGTATTTCTAAAGTGACAAAAATAGAATTGGAGCAGCTTAAAGAGCTTAGCAAAACATTTCCTGTGTTTGCTCCAGGAGTACAAAATTTTTATCAACTTGGAGGGTTACATGAGATTGTAGCTCCATCTGAGCTTGCCGAAAAGATTGGTTTGGCGATTCAAAAGAAAAGTATTGAAGATGATAGGGCGTTTTTAGGAAGTGAACGTGGGGGGCGAAAGTTAGCTTTTTCAATTATTAAGCAAGTCGCTAATCATCCATGATGCTCCAAAGACATCATTTAATCTATCTTGATCCTTGCGCTGATTTTTTTCTGGTGTCCTGTCATGAAGACAAACAGTTAATTAAGGAACAGGTTTCTGTTTGGCTTGCAAAAGGGTTGCCATGTATTTACGCAAAACAAGTACCCGATGACGAGTTCCTCAATTTAGGATTGCCTCTTTGGTATGCCAATAAAAAACATCGTGTTGCTCTTCGCGTTGCATCTTCTGCGGTACAAAAGCAAAATCCTCCGCCGCAACTCCTGGAGATGCAGGATTTCTTTTTACGTTATTACGGAATTGATGATTTAAATAGAGCTA includes these proteins:
- a CDS encoding biotin-independent malonate decarboxylase subunit beta, producing the protein MENMEFRFTLSGNRLRGKRTVCGVVGSGNLEVIIEENNTAETLFMIQTAVDHYKPVWKMVIADFMRQHKPIGLQFTLNDNGAMPAVVLLRLTQALEEFQGYYKIGNNYQELSARERIHALFDTNSFIEWLAEEKHYSPYLAALNLPGEADDGVVIGSAFLGKNKVLVASQQKDFMGGAVGEIHGAKLTGLFKAAIASKVKAVILLIDSGGVRLHEANAGEIAISETIRAIFDARNNGIMTVGVVCGKNGAFGGMGIISSCLDYLIINEVGRIGVSGPEVIQAVAGIEVFNALDRALVWRVYGGKTRYLQDVAQSYVSSDIAAIRDKLITALDKKIPLDINSIKQKHNLLKKRFQDTIGYQEEGTYLSDVAPKYAATLFNMKDEEFLKAAKEIKTNL
- a CDS encoding biotin-independent malonate decarboxylase subunit gamma, with the translated sequence MVALKDILQLIFSQEIECSENQSVIYGQARLNSQLIHILGVKESTFLGAEQALIMAEHIIEILESQSKDPILLLVDVAGQQLTMRDEWLGMQQYFGHLLECLECLRQQGNPLISLVYNQALGGAFIAYGLMADTILALPDAALAVMWLEGISKVTKIELEQLKELSKTFPVFAPGVQNFYQLGGLHEIVAPSELAEKIGLAIQKKSIEDDRAFLGSERGGRKLAFSIIKQVANHP